In Lepidochelys kempii isolate rLepKem1 chromosome 10, rLepKem1.hap2, whole genome shotgun sequence, a single window of DNA contains:
- the USP50 gene encoding ubiquitin carboxyl-terminal hydrolase 50 isoform X1, translating into MAPQNVSFAHSAWLLCSRFKHSHHISVLQLKLPFILLRENGEVATAFAYLMADMWLGEFECISPEVFRSVIGDLCPAFTKKTQQDAQEFLIYVLNELHEALKKSYKRRCSGNTSTSREDRGTVSETSIITQLFEGQLSYDISCLACQTTTDKNEVFTVLSLPIPSESACSLQDCLECFFQQDTLTWNNQIHCSFCGTKQDAAVKANIGKAPKMVIFHLKRFDYQGSYKRKLGTNIYYPLSNLDLSPYIYPLFRKNPKYNLCAVVNHFGYLDGGHYTAFCKHTLTQNWYSFDDAQVSEIPQSSVQSAAAYLLFYSCKAFSVPTKTHKY; encoded by the exons ATGGCTCCTCAGAATGTTTCCTTTGCCCATTCAGCTTGGCTTTTGTGTTCACGTTTTAAGCACAGCCACCACATCTCTGTACTCCAACTAAAGCTCCCTTTTATTCTACTCAGGGAAAACGGTGAGGTTGCTACCGCCTTTGCCTATTTGATGGCCGACATGTGGCTGGGAGAGTTTGAGTGCATCTCACCAGAGGTGTTCCGTTCAGTCATTGGTGACTTATGCCCAGCTTTTACCAAGAAGACTCAGCAGGACGCCCAGGAGTTTCTGATTTATGTACTGAACGAATTACATGAGGCTCTTAAGAAG TCATACAAAAGGAGATGCTCTGGGAACACATCCACTTCTAGGGAAGATAGGGGAACTGTCAGTGAAACATCAATCATCACCCAGCTCTTTGAGGGGCAGCTCAGTTATGACATTTCATGCTTGGCGTGTCAGACCACCACGGATAAGAACGAGGTCTTTACAGTTCTCTCTCTTCCCATCCCTTCTGAGAGTGCATGCTCTCTACAG GACTGCCTTGAATGTTTCTTTCAACAAGACACACTGACCTGGAACAATCAAATTCACTGCTCCTTCTGTGGAACTAAGCAAGATGCTGCAGTAAAGGCCAACATAGGCAAGGCGCCAAAGATGGTTATTTTTCACTTAAAGAG gtTTGACTATCAAGGCAGCTACAAAAGGAAACTGGGGACTAACATCTACTATCCACTAAGCAACTTGGATCTTTCGCCTTATATTTATCCACTCTTTCGGAAGAATCCAAAATACAACTTGTGTGCTGTGGTG AACCATTTTGGTTATCTGGATGGTGGCCATTATACGGCATTCTGCAAGCACACGCTCACCCAGAACTGGTACAGCTTTGATGATGCACAGGTCAGCGAGATTCCACAATCCTCAGTGCAATCGGCTGCAGCTTATCTCCTATTCTACAGCTGTAAAGCCTTCTCTGTACCTACCAAAACCCATAAGTACTAG
- the USP50 gene encoding ubiquitin carboxyl-terminal hydrolase 50 isoform X2, translating to MNAVLQCLCSISPLVEYFLSGKYVTALHKENGEVATAFAYLMADMWLGEFECISPEVFRSVIGDLCPAFTKKTQQDAQEFLIYVLNELHEALKKSYKRRCSGNTSTSREDRGTVSETSIITQLFEGQLSYDISCLACQTTTDKNEVFTVLSLPIPSESACSLQDCLECFFQQDTLTWNNQIHCSFCGTKQDAAVKANIGKAPKMVIFHLKRFDYQGSYKRKLGTNIYYPLSNLDLSPYIYPLFRKNPKYNLCAVVNHFGYLDGGHYTAFCKHTLTQNWYSFDDAQVSEIPQSSVQSAAAYLLFYSCKAFSVPTKTHKY from the exons ATGAATGCAGTTTTGCAGTGCCTCTGCAGTATATCCCCGTTGGTGGAGTATTTTCTCTCAGGGAAGTATGTAACAGCCCTACACAA GGAAAACGGTGAGGTTGCTACCGCCTTTGCCTATTTGATGGCCGACATGTGGCTGGGAGAGTTTGAGTGCATCTCACCAGAGGTGTTCCGTTCAGTCATTGGTGACTTATGCCCAGCTTTTACCAAGAAGACTCAGCAGGACGCCCAGGAGTTTCTGATTTATGTACTGAACGAATTACATGAGGCTCTTAAGAAG TCATACAAAAGGAGATGCTCTGGGAACACATCCACTTCTAGGGAAGATAGGGGAACTGTCAGTGAAACATCAATCATCACCCAGCTCTTTGAGGGGCAGCTCAGTTATGACATTTCATGCTTGGCGTGTCAGACCACCACGGATAAGAACGAGGTCTTTACAGTTCTCTCTCTTCCCATCCCTTCTGAGAGTGCATGCTCTCTACAG GACTGCCTTGAATGTTTCTTTCAACAAGACACACTGACCTGGAACAATCAAATTCACTGCTCCTTCTGTGGAACTAAGCAAGATGCTGCAGTAAAGGCCAACATAGGCAAGGCGCCAAAGATGGTTATTTTTCACTTAAAGAG gtTTGACTATCAAGGCAGCTACAAAAGGAAACTGGGGACTAACATCTACTATCCACTAAGCAACTTGGATCTTTCGCCTTATATTTATCCACTCTTTCGGAAGAATCCAAAATACAACTTGTGTGCTGTGGTG AACCATTTTGGTTATCTGGATGGTGGCCATTATACGGCATTCTGCAAGCACACGCTCACCCAGAACTGGTACAGCTTTGATGATGCACAGGTCAGCGAGATTCCACAATCCTCAGTGCAATCGGCTGCAGCTTATCTCCTATTCTACAGCTGTAAAGCCTTCTCTGTACCTACCAAAACCCATAAGTACTAG